Genomic segment of Staphylococcus muscae:
AGCAGCTAAAATCGGTGTAGGGATGATTATTTCTAAGTCAGCACCAACAACACTTGCTGTCCAACTTGCACAAGATTTAAATATTACAGCTATTGGTTTTGTGAGAGAAGGTCACTTCAATATTTACAGCCATCCAGAACGAGTTGATGGTGCACCCAAGCAACTTCATGCATCACAGCAGTGTCGTAAATAACGCTAATCATAATGAAATACACCCCGAAAAATTGAATTCATCATTCAATTTTTCGGGGTGTATTTTTGTACATAGATGGATCTGAAACATATTAAATTGATGCATTGGAAAGCTGATAACTAGCATTCAAACCTTCTTATCTGTTCAAAACCAATTGCTTATCGTCTTCTCGGTTTCAATGCTGTTAATCCATGTGCTTTGATTGTCTGTAATAGGTATGGCCATGCATTGGTGCTAATCTTGACATTTCTTTGACGTCCTATTCTTTTCATCTGCGCCTCATAGTAACTCACACCAATAATCGCACCCAACACTTGATCAATCTGAGGGATTTTAGTCGTTAATCGTGGTGTTGACAAGTTTATATTACCCGTTCTTTGATAAACTTCAACTAAGTCCGATTGTAGAACGAAAGGTCTTGCCAAACCAATCATTGACACACCATTTTCAATCGCTTCTTCCATTTGATCTTTTTGACGAAAGCCTCCCGTCGAAACAATGGGCACATTCGTTAACTCCGATAAGGCAACAGCATAACTTAAAAAGCTTGCTCCATTTTCATGTTCACTTCCAAATACTGGTGCCTCATAGTTCCCACCAGAAATTTCAATTAAATCAATGCCTAACTCAGACATTGTTTTAACGACTTGTTGACAATCTTCAAAGCCAAAACCAGTCTCTTTGAAATCAGAAGCATTTAGCTTTAATGCAATTGTGAAATCTGACCCTAAATTTTCTCGTAAACCTTGATAAATTTCAATTAAAAAACGCATACGATTTTCTAAACTACCACCATAGCGGTCTGTACGTTGGTTATCTGCTGGTGATAAGAATTGGTTCACAAGATATCCGTGAGCCGCATGAATTTGAACCCCTGTAAATCCTGCTTCCTTCGCCTTAATGCCTGCTGAAACAAATTTTTTAATCGTTTCTTTAATTTCAAATGTACTCATTTGACGTGGTGGTCGAAAGGCAGACTTAGCACTTCCAGAGATAGGGACTGCACTCGGAGCAATCGGCACCTGATTCATAGATCGATACATCTGTTTTCCCGGATGATTGAGTTGGAGCCACATAGGCACGCCTTGCGCTTTTCCTGCCTCAGCCCATTTTGAAAATGCTGATATGTCTGATTGATCATCCAATACGATGTTGCCCGGTTCTGCTAAATAACGTCTGTCGACCATGATATTCCCGCTCACTATGACACCCATTGACTGCTTAGACCAATGCTTATATAAAGCAATCAACTCATCACTCGGATTGTTCTCTTTATCTCCCATCGTTTCACTCATTGCAGACTTAAAAAAGCGGTTTTTTATTTTCACACCGTTAGGCAAGACCAGTTCTTCTAATAATATTTTGTTCATAGTAATCCCTTCCGATAAGCTGCAATCACCTGATCACAGTAATCTATTAATTTCTTTACTTTATCATCGTTATAGCCTTTGTTAGAAACACGCTTTAACTTTTTACCATCAAAATATGCACCTGTTATCGATGAAACATTTTCTGATAAAGTCAAATAGTATCCCGTTTCAATGCCTTGGTCTACATCTTTAGACATAGATTTCATAAATCGGCCGAAAAATGATTTCTGTACTTTTTGATCACTAGAATCCATGCCAAGATTAGTAGAAATAAGACCTGGATGGTACGTATTGACTGTAATATTTGAACCCTCTCGCTGAAGTTTTTGTGCAAGATAGCGCGTTAACCAGATCGTGTAGAGCTTCGCATTGTTATAAGCAAGACCTGGACTATATTTCTTTTCAAAACCAAAGTCCAAATCTCTTACCTTTGCAAAATGATGCATATATGATGATGTATTGATAATACGGCCTTCTGACGCCTTATCTAATAATGGGCGAAGTTCTGTGGCTAAAATATATGGAACTTGTACTGACAACATAAATGTCAATTCGATATTCTCAGCCGTCGCCGTACGTTCAGTTCCTGCATAAAGCCCGGCATTGTTAAAGAGTACATCAATCTTGTCAAAGTCATCTTTTATATGATTAACAAAGTCATATACTTCATCCATTTTAGAAAAATCAGCGCGATAAGCAGTCACAGTCCCTTGGGGAGATAATGCCTTAATCTCAGATAAAGTTGCTTCCAATTTCTTATGGTTTCTACCGTGAATAATCAATTGATGCCCCTCTGCTGCAAGTTTTTTAGCTAAATGCTTACCAATTCCATCTGTTGAACCAGTTATAATAATTGTCTTCATTTCTTTATTCTCCTAAAAAATTAATCAATTCTTGTGAAAATACTTCTGCATATTGAAAAATTGAGCCATGTCCTGCATTAGGGTAGATAATGACGCTACTATCCGTAATCTTATCGTTCATATGATATGAGTTGACTGTTGGCACTTGCATATCGTGATCTCCATTAACAATTAAAGTAGGCTGTGTAATATACTGTAAATCATCCTTTTCAGACTTACCCCAACGTTTAATGGCTTTTAATTGTGTTAAGAAACCCGGTACATTCATCTCTTTATCAGTGAATGCTTTAGAACGTTCTCCCATACGATTAAGGACTTTCTCAGCTTCTCGCCCACCTTCTTCATCGTGGTTGTAGAATATATAACGCTTCGGATCTACTTTCTTAATAGCGGCTTTGATCATAAATTTGAATGTCTTCCCAGTGACCTTATCCACTTCCATGCCACCACGTGGTGCTGTACCAGCTAGAATCAAACGATGAACCAGTTGATTATTGGCTCTGATTATTTCCTGGGCAATCATGCCACCCATAGATAATCCAAGTAAGTTAATCTTGTCATATCCCAACGCTCGAATGATTTCGATTGTCTGTACAGCCATACCTGGAATTGTATCTGCTACTTTACCTTCACTGGCTCCCACACCTGGCAAGTCAAGCACAATAACATGATGTTTTTCAGAAATTAAATCTAATAACTTAGGATCCCAGTTATCAAGTGTTGCAGCAAGATGAACGAGCATCACAAGCGGTAAGTCTGACTTACCCTTCCCTACTTCACGATAAGCAATCTGATTCCCATTAACAGTGATATAACTATTTTTTGTTGTAATATATGACATAATATTTCTCCTTTTGTTGTTCTTGTATCCAATACAAGAACATGTTATTTGAATTAAAATCTGACTTACTGACAAGTCAGATTCGTGATCTATTTGCGGTTTTATAAAGATTGTCAATCACATCGTCAAGTGTTTGACGAGATAGTTCTTCTTCCAACTGTTGCTCAATATTCGAAAAGATCGGCTTTATTGCCCCTTCCATATGCTGACCAACTGGACAATTTTGATTAATATTTTGTGGAATTTCAAAAAGTGTAATCTTGTTAATTTCTTGAGTGGCAAAGTATATCTCAAGTAAAGACATCTGTTCTGGCGACTTGCTTAATTGATATCCAGAGCGTCCTTGTTGCGATTGAATAAGCGCTGCATTTTTCAAAAGGACGATTACTTTACGAATATAACTAGGGTTTGTTCCAACACTCTCTGCTAAAGTCTGAGAACTCAACGTTTCTTCACTCTCACTAATCATAGCTAAAATATGCAAAGCCACTGTAAACTTAGTGTCCATATGTGCCCCCTCAATCAACTTGTATTTGATACAAGAACAAGGTTATCATGTTCTATACGTGATAACAAGTCTTTTGTTTTATAGTCTCTTACCATCTAAAACAAACGGTAAAGTTTCATCAATACGATAAGCGTGCATTGCTGACGCATAATCTATCAGTTCGCTGTTAAAGTTGAAGGCATGACGATCATAAAATTCTTGTCTAGCTACTTCATCTGAGAAGCCTATAATGATTGAGGCGTGTAAGTGCGCTTCCTTAGGATTGTCATGTGCAACATTCGGCGTATTCCACGTCACCTTATTCCATGGGAGATATACTTGTGAACGTACTTCAGTCACACCAGTTATTTCCACCATTTGACTAGCCAATTTTTCATTAACAAAGTTTTTGAACTTAGCACGACTTACATTATCTTTTCTGCGAATATAAAAAACATCTCTCACTTTAGTTTCAGAATAAACATTATTTGTATGATACCAACGTGATGAGTATGGTACCCCCATGTGCATTAACGTTCGGCGAAAAACATTAATCTCATCTTCAAATGCTAATGCTGTTTGACGACGACCACCAATAGGAGCAAGTAATTTATTATATGTCACTTCTGCTATTCCATCGATACGACGATCTTCAGGTATGTGCGTCTCCAAATCATCTATCTTCGGCCAGAAACCGTATTCTGTTTCACTTAAATGTTGCTGTCGATATTCTAAAAGACCCGGAGAAGCTGCAATTATTTGTGCATGTCCTCCTCGCCAATAGTCCATTCCTTCCTGACGAGCTTTATCTTGTCGCATCCATAACAAAATTGAAAGTGAAAATCGTTTATCATAATTTTGGGGCATATTATCAATCCTATAATTAAATTTGTATTCGTATCTGATACAAGAACAAGTTTAGTCGAAAAAAATCTATTTTGCAAGATATTTATTTAAATAATTGTTAAATGACATCTAAAAAAAGATGAGATAACCCGTTAAGTTATCCCATCTGATATATCACTGACTTTTATTCTTTAAGCGCGGAATATTGAAATCCCATATATGTATAGCCTTGCTTTACATACATATCTTTTGCTGTATCTTCAGCATCTGCCACGAGTATTATCGGTTTTTCTCCTGCTATTTCTCCTACTGCTGCTTGTATACGAGAACCAATACCTTTTTGACGATATTCTGTTAGAACTGCAAAACCATCAATTTCTACAAAGTGTTCACTCTGTATCACATTGATAATACCGATCGGCTTATTTGTTTCATAGGCAATATAATAATGGATTGGATGCGATACATCTGACAAAATATCTTTCATATAGCGATGACATTCTTCAATATACGCTTCACCATACTCGATACTTAAAGGCGTATAAACGGTAAAATAATCTTCTACATTTTCTTCAGTCACACGTTCAAACTGAATTGGCTGTTGCGTCAGTTGTCTTAATTGTGCTGCTTCAATCATATAAAGCTCGACACACCCCAATGAAAAACCTTCTGCACGTAAATACTGCAACATATCAATGGATGGTTTAATATCTTGAGGAAAGTCAAAGTTAAGATGCGTGGACCCTTGTGCTTTATGCGCCTCACCTTGCTGAAACATATCATTTTTAAAAGTTAATAAATCTGGCATTTTTTTATAGCACCACTTATTAGCATCAAACTTAAGCGGCCTATCTGGTGTTTGATAATACTTCACTCTGTCATCTTCTTTTACTAATGAGCCATCTATATGTATATGGTTCATTGTGACATTCATGTTATCACCTACTTTTTTAACATTATGCAGATAGTTGTCTCATAATACGTGCTGTTACTGGATTACGATATAATGCAACTGCAATCAAACTTGCAACGACTGCCTTAATTAAATCACCAGGAATAAACGTCAATGACAGTAATAATGCTTTGTCAATTGGCATATGAATGATGAGCGCCATCACAATTCCACCTACTGCATCAAGGAGAATCACACCATATATCACGATGATAGCAAGTGTGCGTCCAAAGTTTAGTTTATCATAGTGGCGATCACGTGCCCATCCGATTAAAAAGGCAACAATGATATACATGATTAGATAGCCTGCTGAAGGTCCTAGAAACACGCCAAAACCACCACGGCCACCTGATAATAAAGGTGCACCAGCCATCACGAGTAATAAAAAGACGATGACACTTAACACGCCATACTTACGTCCGAGTATAATTCCTGCTAAAAATACGCCCACATTTTGTAACACAATCGGTACAGGGATAAAAGGCAATGGAATCGCTGGAACAAGCCCCATTACCGCAATGATTGCTGTCATTAAGGCTGCATAAACTAAATATTTTGTATTCAATAAGAGTTCCTCCTGTATATACGAAAAATCAGAACCTATCACTTTTCTTTAAGATTCTATGCCGTATTATACCATCATTGTAAACTTAAAGTCTATATGAGTTTACAGTCGAGAAACTGCACCTAAAAGTGCTGCATTGTTCTGTAATCTTGCCACACTGATCTCAGCGTGCCCATAATCTTTTGGTAGATATTTCTTTACTTGTGGCACAATCAGATTCAGTAATCGATCTCCTTGTGCAGAAATGCCACCACCAATAATAATCTCTTGAGGGTCATACATAATTTGAATTTCTGCAATACCACGTGCTACTTCTTCCGCCCACTGCTTTAACTCATTTTGTGCACTTGCATCACCAGCACTTGCCATTTCAAACCACGCTGGAATGGGAAGATATGGATACCCATTATCAGATAACTGTCTCTTTAAACCGTTTGTTGATGCACGTTGCTCATAGTTTGTATCTGTTTCAGGATCATAAAGTAAATTTCCGATTTGGTTTGGGCGATGACGTGCCCCTGTCATCAATCCAAATGCTTTATGATAGTAACTTCCACCAATCCCCGTGCCTAAGGTTAAACAAAACATACTCTCTATGTCATCTGAGCGCACTGTTCGTTCACCAAGCAAGGCTGCATCTACATCATTATACACATGTAGTTTCTCTACATAAGGTGATAAGTGAGCTGCAAAATCCGTACCTGTATAATCTAAAATATTGGGATTAGCATATGCGATTTTACATTGTTCACGGTTTACAGCACCAGCAGTTGAAATGCCTACTCGAATATCTTCCAATTGATATTGGTACTTAAATGCTTCTAATTGTTTTTTTACTTCTTTTACAATCGCATCACTATGATTTACTGGCGTGCGTACTTTTTGATAGTGAGAAAGCGAACCGTCCTGTGCTACAATAGCTGATTTAATGTATGTCCCACCGATATCAAATGCGATGTTCGTCATAGTATTCCGCCCCTTTCATGAGATGATCTGTAAGTAATGCTTTCGCTTTATGGTAATCTTTCATTTCTAATGATTCATATATTTGTTGATGTTCCAGCATACTTTTTAAATTTTGTTCTTCTGATGTTTCAATCGGTGTACGGTAAAAATAAGCATGTACAACTGCACTCATTTGTTTAAATAACTCTGAATCAACTGCCATTAATAGTTGTGCATGAAATGCTCGATCCGCTTCACTATCAAATTGTTCAACATCATCAATCAATGTTTGTGCAATGCCTTCAATAGATGCTTGTTCTCTTTCAATCACGTCTATCGCCGCAAGTTCAAATGTGAGACGCAACATCATCAAGTCTTTTAAATTTCCTTGTGACACTTGGAAACTAAACAAGAATCCTTCTATCAGCGGTCGAATATCTTGTTCTTTAACCAATGTCCCACGACCTTGCACACTCTCTGTCACACCTGTATTCTCGAGATAACTTAATGCCTCTCTAATGACAGAACGACTCACCTGATAATCTTCAGCAAGACGACGTTCAGTAGGTAACTTATCCCCTACTTGCAAATTTTCCTTAATAATATAATCTTTAATTTTTTCAACAACAATTTGTTTCAAACTCTGACGTGACGTTATCTTATCGATAGATTCCACTTTACCCATTCCTCTTTCAATCATATTTTGAATGATTTTTACTTATATACTTATGATCGTAACAAGCAATCACATTTTTGAAAATAGAAATTGTTCAACTCAAACCGAAAGCGCTTCTTTCACAATCTCTGTTTATGGATTACTTGATTATTTTTTATCTTTTGTGTTGACCTAAAGTTTGTTAACGCTTACAATTAAATTATAAATTGGTCAGACCAATATGACAAATATAAATTTTTGGAGGGCTTTTTGTGAAGAATGAATTAAAAGGTTTATATGCAGCATTACTCGTGCCATTTGATGAAGCTGGACAAGTGAAAGAAGCTGGACTCCGCCAAATCGTTAGAAATGCAATTGATGTTCAAAAATTAGATGGTTTATACGTTAACGGAAGTTCTGGAGAAAACTTCTTAA
This window contains:
- a CDS encoding NADH:flavin oxidoreductase/NADH oxidase family protein; protein product: MNKILLEELVLPNGVKIKNRFFKSAMSETMGDKENNPSDELIALYKHWSKQSMGVIVSGNIMVDRRYLAEPGNIVLDDQSDISAFSKWAEAGKAQGVPMWLQLNHPGKQMYRSMNQVPIAPSAVPISGSAKSAFRPPRQMSTFEIKETIKKFVSAGIKAKEAGFTGVQIHAAHGYLVNQFLSPADNQRTDRYGGSLENRMRFLIEIYQGLRENLGSDFTIALKLNASDFKETGFGFEDCQQVVKTMSELGIDLIEISGGNYEAPVFGSEHENGASFLSYAVALSELTNVPIVSTGGFRQKDQMEEAIENGVSMIGLARPFVLQSDLVEVYQRTGNINLSTPRLTTKIPQIDQVLGAIIGVSYYEAQMKRIGRQRNVKISTNAWPYLLQTIKAHGLTALKPRRR
- a CDS encoding SDR family NAD(P)-dependent oxidoreductase, which gives rise to MKTIIITGSTDGIGKHLAKKLAAEGHQLIIHGRNHKKLEATLSEIKALSPQGTVTAYRADFSKMDEVYDFVNHIKDDFDKIDVLFNNAGLYAGTERTATAENIELTFMLSVQVPYILATELRPLLDKASEGRIINTSSYMHHFAKVRDLDFGFEKKYSPGLAYNNAKLYTIWLTRYLAQKLQREGSNITVNTYHPGLISTNLGMDSSDQKVQKSFFGRFMKSMSKDVDQGIETGYYLTLSENVSSITGAYFDGKKLKRVSNKGYNDDKVKKLIDYCDQVIAAYRKGLL
- a CDS encoding alpha/beta fold hydrolase, encoding MSYITTKNSYITVNGNQIAYREVGKGKSDLPLVMLVHLAATLDNWDPKLLDLISEKHHVIVLDLPGVGASEGKVADTIPGMAVQTIEIIRALGYDKINLLGLSMGGMIAQEIIRANNQLVHRLILAGTAPRGGMEVDKVTGKTFKFMIKAAIKKVDPKRYIFYNHDEEGGREAEKVLNRMGERSKAFTDKEMNVPGFLTQLKAIKRWGKSEKDDLQYITQPTLIVNGDHDMQVPTVNSYHMNDKITDSSVIIYPNAGHGSIFQYAEVFSQELINFLGE
- a CDS encoding Rrf2 family transcriptional regulator, which produces MDTKFTVALHILAMISESEETLSSQTLAESVGTNPSYIRKVIVLLKNAALIQSQQGRSGYQLSKSPEQMSLLEIYFATQEINKITLFEIPQNINQNCPVGQHMEGAIKPIFSNIEQQLEEELSRQTLDDVIDNLYKTANRSRI
- a CDS encoding GNAT family N-acetyltransferase, which gives rise to MNHIHIDGSLVKEDDRVKYYQTPDRPLKFDANKWCYKKMPDLLTFKNDMFQQGEAHKAQGSTHLNFDFPQDIKPSIDMLQYLRAEGFSLGCVELYMIEAAQLRQLTQQPIQFERVTEENVEDYFTVYTPLSIEYGEAYIEECHRYMKDILSDVSHPIHYYIAYETNKPIGIINVIQSEHFVEIDGFAVLTEYRQKGIGSRIQAAVGEIAGEKPIILVADAEDTAKDMYVKQGYTYMGFQYSALKE
- a CDS encoding biotin transporter BioY — its product is MNTKYLVYAALMTAIIAVMGLVPAIPLPFIPVPIVLQNVGVFLAGIILGRKYGVLSVIVFLLLVMAGAPLLSGGRGGFGVFLGPSAGYLIMYIIVAFLIGWARDRHYDKLNFGRTLAIIVIYGVILLDAVGGIVMALIIHMPIDKALLLSLTFIPGDLIKAVVASLIAVALYRNPVTARIMRQLSA
- a CDS encoding ROK family protein gives rise to the protein MTNIAFDIGGTYIKSAIVAQDGSLSHYQKVRTPVNHSDAIVKEVKKQLEAFKYQYQLEDIRVGISTAGAVNREQCKIAYANPNILDYTGTDFAAHLSPYVEKLHVYNDVDAALLGERTVRSDDIESMFCLTLGTGIGGSYYHKAFGLMTGARHRPNQIGNLLYDPETDTNYEQRASTNGLKRQLSDNGYPYLPIPAWFEMASAGDASAQNELKQWAEEVARGIAEIQIMYDPQEIIIGGGISAQGDRLLNLIVPQVKKYLPKDYGHAEISVARLQNNAALLGAVSRL
- a CDS encoding FadR/GntR family transcriptional regulator, whose product is MIERGMGKVESIDKITSRQSLKQIVVEKIKDYIIKENLQVGDKLPTERRLAEDYQVSRSVIREALSYLENTGVTESVQGRGTLVKEQDIRPLIEGFLFSFQVSQGNLKDLMMLRLTFELAAIDVIEREQASIEGIAQTLIDDVEQFDSEADRAFHAQLLMAVDSELFKQMSAVVHAYFYRTPIETSEEQNLKSMLEHQQIYESLEMKDYHKAKALLTDHLMKGAEYYDEHRI